The following are encoded together in the Brassica napus cultivar Da-Ae chromosome A9, Da-Ae, whole genome shotgun sequence genome:
- the LOC106364675 gene encoding anther-specific protein BCP1, with amino-acid sequence MGRQNVVVVFGLVFLAVLGLAAAASSPSPSASPSKAPSTSTPEVEAPVSEDTIGTTDDDAAASPGDDDVAVAGPLGSDSSYGSNGPSGSADSADSGAAALGVSAVVVGVTSIVGSFLFF; translated from the coding sequence aTGGGTCGCCAAAACGTTGTTGTAGTTTTTGGCCTCGTGTTCTTGGCCGTCCTTGGCCTCGCCGCAGCTGCCTCCTCTCCGTCTCCTTCAGCGTCACCTTCCAAAGCTCCATCTACTTCCACACCTGAGGTCGAAGCTCCAGTGTCCGAGGACACCATTGGAACCACCGACGACGATGCAGCTGCTTCTCCTGGTGATGATGACGTAGCTGTGGCTGGTCCTCTAGGAAGTGACTCCTCCTACGGTAGCAATGGACCTTCAGGCTCTGCCGATTCTGCTGACAGCGGCGCGGCGGCTCTTGGAGTCTCTGCGGTCGTTGTGGGTGTTACATCCATCGTCggttctttcttgtttttctga
- the LOC106367346 gene encoding ALBINO3-like protein 1, chloroplastic isoform X4 — MATSISLKPTNLLLSSFSTGKVLHLRRSRFSHRPSPSSSCRRTLVAQFGFSPGPVSLDLIKEHVESLLYTIADAAVSSSETFDSFSGTTTTTTTNQNSDWFTGIANYMETILKVLKDGLSTVNVPYSYGFAIILLTVLVKAATFPLTKKQVESTMAMKSLQPQIKAIQERYAGDQEKIQLETARLYKLAGINPFAGCLPTLATIPVWIGLYRALSNVADEGLLTEGFFWIPSLAGPTTVAARQSGSGISWLFPFIEGHPPLGWSDTLAYLVLPLLLIFSQYLSIQIMQSSQPQSDDPAMKSSQAVTKFLPLMIGYFALSVPSGLSLYWLTNNILSTAQQVWLQKYGGAKNPMEKLTNLVTKEDKTQKVDKSISQPLVQKSVSELKIPRDKGSEKVTSEGPKPGERLLKEQEAKRRREKEEERQKAEAALSNQNTDSAEEHEGKSDTGAEETGDGSAAVNGKPSIQKDETTNGKLGVGHDAEKQHSHET; from the exons ATGGCCACTTCGATATCACTGAAGCCGACGAACCTTCTCCTCTCGTCTTTCTCAACCGGCAAAGTCCTCCATCTCCGCCGCTCCCGTTTCAGCCACAGACCGTCGCCGTCTTCGTCTTGTCGTCGGACTCTGGTGGCTCAATTCGGGTTCAGTCCAGGCCCCGTTTCTCTCGATTTGATCAAAGAACATGTCGAGAGTCTACTCTACACGATCGCTGATGCAGCCGTCTCGTCCTCCGAGACTTTTGATTCTTTTTCCGGCACTACCACTACCACCACCACAAACCAGAACAGTGATTGGTTCACTGGTATCGCCAATTACATGGAAACTATCCTCAAG GTTTTGAAAGATGGGTTATCAACTGTAAACGTTCCTTATTCTTATGGTTTCGCTATCATTCTACTCACCGTGCTTGTTAAGGCTGCTACCTTCCCGTTGACCAAGAAGCAG GTAGAATCTACTATGGCTATGAAATCTTTGCAGCCTCAGATTAAGGCAATCCAGGAACGGTATGCTGGTGATCAG GAGAAAATTCAACTTGAAACTGCCAGATTGTATAAACTTGCTGGAATCAATCCTTTTGCAG gcTGTCTCCCCACACTAGCTACCATACCAGTCTGGATTGGCCTATATAGAGCCCTTTCAAATGTTGCGGATGAG GGGCTCTTGACGGAAGGCTTTTTCTGGATTCCTTCTCTTGCCGGTCCAACAACTGTTGCCGCAAGACAGAGTGGCAGTGGAATATCATGGCTCTTCCCGTTCATT GAGGGACACCCACCACTCGGATGGTCAGACACATTAGCATATCTTGTCTTACCTCTATTACTCATCTTCTCTCAGTATCTCTCCATTCAGATTATGCAATCCTCTCAGCCGCAG AGTGATGATCCGGCCATGAAGAGCTCACAAGCAGTGACGAAGTTTCTCCCGCTGATGATTGGCTATTTTGCACTCTCAGTTCCTTCTGGTTTAAGTCTTTACTG GTTGACCAACAACATTTTGAGCACAGCACAGCAAGTATGGCTTCAAAAATATGGTGGTGCCAAAAATCCGATGGAGAAGCTCACTAATTTGGTAACCAAGGAAGACAAAACTCAAAAAGTTGACAAGTCTATCTCACAACCTCTAGTTCAGAAGTCTGTCTCAGAGCTGAAAATACCAAGAGACAAGGGTAGTGAAAAAGTGACCTCAGAAGGGCCCAAACCTGGTGAAAG GCTGCTCAAAGAGCAAGAAGCAAAGAGACGTCgagagaaagaagaggagaGGCAGAAAGCTGAAGCAGCTCTGTCAAATCAAAATACAGACAGCGCAGAGGAACATGAGGGAAAATCTGACACAGGCGCGGAAGAAACAGGTGATGGCTCTGCCGCTGTGAATGGGAAGCCTTCCATTCAAAAGGACGAGACTACTAATGGGAAACTCGGCGTTGGCCATGATGCAGAGAAACAACATTCTCATGAAACATAG
- the LOC111200696 gene encoding uncharacterized protein LOC111200696 isoform X2, protein MNNNRSKDEIVRILYQQHAIPVYLTLQAWDQTEIESSGIFQEYFVQSLLNPDAETTDQGPTQIAPTSMGTAGRDTGASSSFLRVPPPTGDALIPVQQAVSSGTAQNVPIVTSAQVPPLTVLTRTAQNVPRDTRASSSSQVPPETANAPVQQPLSPKTEILMKIFSTLVEMKTKHKTRCSI, encoded by the exons ATGAATAACAACAGGAGCAAGGATGAAATTGTGAGGATTCTATACCAACAACATGCAATCCCAGTTTACTTGACCCTGCAAG CTTGGGATCAAACTGAAATCGAATCTTCAGGTATCTTTCAGGAGTATTTTGTCCAATCACTGTTGAACCCCGATGCAGAAA CGACTGATCAAGGACCTACTCAAATCGCACCAACTT cAATGGGGACTGCTGGGAGAGATACTGGTGCATCATCATCATTCTTGCGTGTTCCTCCTCCAACTGGTGATGCCCTAATCCCTGTGCAGCAGGCAGTTTCTTCCg GAACTGCTCAAAATGTCCCGATAGTTACTAGTGCACAAGTTCCTCCACTTACTG TACTAACGAGAACTGCTCAAAATGTCCCGAGGGATACTcgtgcatcatcatcatcgcaaGTTCCTCCCGAAACTGCCAATGCTCCTGTGCAGCAACCACTTTCTCCCA AAACTGAAATTTTGATGAAGATCTTCTCTACCTTGGTTGAGATGAAGACTAAACACAAGACCAGATGCTCCATCTAA
- the LOC106367346 gene encoding ALBINO3-like protein 1, chloroplastic isoform X2: MATSISLKPTNLLLSSFSTGKVLHLRRSRFSHRPSPSSSCRRTLVAQFGFSPGPVSLDLIKEHVESLLYTIADAAVSSSETFDSFSGTTTTTTTNQNSDWFTGIANYMETILKVLKDGLSTVNVPYSYGFAIILLTVLVKAATFPLTKKQVESTMAMKSLQPQIKAIQERYAGDQEKIQLETARLYKLAGINPFAGCLPTLATIPVWIGLYRALSNVADEGLLTEGFFWIPSLAGPTTVAARQSGSGISWLFPFIEGHPPLGWSDTLAYLVLPLLLIFSQYLSIQIMQSSQPQSDDPAMKSSQAVTKFLPLMIGYFALSVPSGLSLYWLTNNILSTAQQVWLQKYGGAKNPMEKLTNLVTKEDKTQKVDKSISQPLVQKSVSELKIPRDKGSEKVTSEGPKPGERFRLLKEQEAKRRREKEEERQKAEAALSNQNTDSAEEHEGKSDTGAEETGDGSAAVNGKPSIQKDETTNGKLGVGHDAEKQHSHET; the protein is encoded by the exons ATGGCCACTTCGATATCACTGAAGCCGACGAACCTTCTCCTCTCGTCTTTCTCAACCGGCAAAGTCCTCCATCTCCGCCGCTCCCGTTTCAGCCACAGACCGTCGCCGTCTTCGTCTTGTCGTCGGACTCTGGTGGCTCAATTCGGGTTCAGTCCAGGCCCCGTTTCTCTCGATTTGATCAAAGAACATGTCGAGAGTCTACTCTACACGATCGCTGATGCAGCCGTCTCGTCCTCCGAGACTTTTGATTCTTTTTCCGGCACTACCACTACCACCACCACAAACCAGAACAGTGATTGGTTCACTGGTATCGCCAATTACATGGAAACTATCCTCAAG GTTTTGAAAGATGGGTTATCAACTGTAAACGTTCCTTATTCTTATGGTTTCGCTATCATTCTACTCACCGTGCTTGTTAAGGCTGCTACCTTCCCGTTGACCAAGAAGCAG GTAGAATCTACTATGGCTATGAAATCTTTGCAGCCTCAGATTAAGGCAATCCAGGAACGGTATGCTGGTGATCAG GAGAAAATTCAACTTGAAACTGCCAGATTGTATAAACTTGCTGGAATCAATCCTTTTGCAG gcTGTCTCCCCACACTAGCTACCATACCAGTCTGGATTGGCCTATATAGAGCCCTTTCAAATGTTGCGGATGAG GGGCTCTTGACGGAAGGCTTTTTCTGGATTCCTTCTCTTGCCGGTCCAACAACTGTTGCCGCAAGACAGAGTGGCAGTGGAATATCATGGCTCTTCCCGTTCATT GAGGGACACCCACCACTCGGATGGTCAGACACATTAGCATATCTTGTCTTACCTCTATTACTCATCTTCTCTCAGTATCTCTCCATTCAGATTATGCAATCCTCTCAGCCGCAG AGTGATGATCCGGCCATGAAGAGCTCACAAGCAGTGACGAAGTTTCTCCCGCTGATGATTGGCTATTTTGCACTCTCAGTTCCTTCTGGTTTAAGTCTTTACTG GTTGACCAACAACATTTTGAGCACAGCACAGCAAGTATGGCTTCAAAAATATGGTGGTGCCAAAAATCCGATGGAGAAGCTCACTAATTTGGTAACCAAGGAAGACAAAACTCAAAAAGTTGACAAGTCTATCTCACAACCTCTAGTTCAGAAGTCTGTCTCAGAGCTGAAAATACCAAGAGACAAGGGTAGTGAAAAAGTGACCTCAGAAGGGCCCAAACCTGGTGAAAG GTTTAGGCTGCTCAAAGAGCAAGAAGCAAAGAGACGTCgagagaaagaagaggagaGGCAGAAAGCTGAAGCAGCTCTGTCAAATCAAAATACAGACAGCGCAGAGGAACATGAGGGAAAATCTGACACAGGCGCGGAAGAAACAGGTGATGGCTCTGCCGCTGTGAATGGGAAGCCTTCCATTCAAAAGGACGAGACTACTAATGGGAAACTCGGCGTTGGCCATGATGCAGAGAAACAACATTCTCATGAAACATAG
- the LOC111200696 gene encoding uncharacterized protein LOC111200696 isoform X1: MMIDPSLFLPPRDCDCKSMDEELTRYAATRIKEYMNNNRSKDEIVRILYQQHAIPVYLTLQAWDQTEIESSGIFQEYFVQSLLNPDAETTDQGPTQIAPTSMGTAGRDTGASSSFLRVPPPTGDALIPVQQAVSSGTAQNVPIVTSAQVPPLTVLTRTAQNVPRDTRASSSSQVPPETANAPVQQPLSPKTEILMKIFSTLVEMKTKHKTRCSI; the protein is encoded by the exons ATGATGATAG ACCCATCTCTATTTCTTCCTCCTAGGGACTGTGATTGTAAAAGCATGGATGAGGAATTGACAAGATAC gCTGCAACAAGAATCAAAGAATACATGAATAACAACAGGAGCAAGGATGAAATTGTGAGGATTCTATACCAACAACATGCAATCCCAGTTTACTTGACCCTGCAAG CTTGGGATCAAACTGAAATCGAATCTTCAGGTATCTTTCAGGAGTATTTTGTCCAATCACTGTTGAACCCCGATGCAGAAA CGACTGATCAAGGACCTACTCAAATCGCACCAACTT cAATGGGGACTGCTGGGAGAGATACTGGTGCATCATCATCATTCTTGCGTGTTCCTCCTCCAACTGGTGATGCCCTAATCCCTGTGCAGCAGGCAGTTTCTTCCg GAACTGCTCAAAATGTCCCGATAGTTACTAGTGCACAAGTTCCTCCACTTACTG TACTAACGAGAACTGCTCAAAATGTCCCGAGGGATACTcgtgcatcatcatcatcgcaaGTTCCTCCCGAAACTGCCAATGCTCCTGTGCAGCAACCACTTTCTCCCA AAACTGAAATTTTGATGAAGATCTTCTCTACCTTGGTTGAGATGAAGACTAAACACAAGACCAGATGCTCCATCTAA
- the LOC106367347 gene encoding T-complex protein 1 subunit epsilon-like, with translation MALAFDEFGRPFIILREQDQKTRLRGIDAQKANIAAGKAVARILRSSLGPKGMDKMLQGPDGDVTITNDGAAILEQMDVDNQIAKLMVELSRSQDYEIGDGTTGVVVMAGALLEQAERQLDRGIHPIRVAEGYEMASRVAVEHLERISQKFEFDVDNFEPLVKTCMTTLSSKIVNRCKRSLAEIAVKAVLAVADLERRDVNLDLIKVEGKVGGNLEDTELIYGILVDKDMSHPQMPKQIEDAHIAILTCPFEPPKPKTKHKVDIDTVEKFETLRKQEQQYFDEMVQKCKDVGATLVICQWGFDDEANHLLMHRNLPAVRWVGGVELELIAIATGGRIVPRFQELTPEKLGKAGMVREKSFGTTKERMLYIEHCANSKAVTIFIRGGNKMMIEETKRSIHDALCVARNLIRNKSIVYGGGAAEIACSLAVDAAADKYPGVEQYAIRAFAEALDSVPMALAENSGLQPIETLSAVKSQQLKENIPFYGIDCNDVGTNDMREQNVFETLIGKQQQILLATQVVKMILKIDDVISNSEY, from the exons ATGGCGCTAGCGTTCGATGAGTTCGGGCGTCCGTTCATAATACTAAGGGAGCAAGATCAGAAGACGCGTCTCAGAGGCATCGATGCTCAGAAAGCCAATATCGCCGCCGGCAAAGCGGTGGCTCGGATCCTCCGCTCCTCCCTCGGACCTAAGGGAATGGACAAGATGCTTCAGGGACCTGACGGAGACGTCACCATCA CGAATGATGGTGCAGCTATCTTGGAGCAAATGGATGTTGACAACCAGATTGCGAAACTTATGGTCGAGCTGTCTCGGAGTCAGGATTATGAAATCGGTGACGGCACAACAGGCGTTGTTGTCATGGCTGGTGCGCTTCTGGAGCAAGCTGAACGTCAGTTGGATAGGGGGATTCATCCTATCCGTGTCGCTGAGGGATATGAGATGGCTTCTAGAGTTGCAGTTGAGCATTTGGAGCGTATATCTCAAAAGTTTGAGTTCGACGTTGATAATTTTGAGCCATTGGTCAAAACATGCATGACTACTCTTTCCTCGAAGAT TGTGAATCGATGCAAGCGCAGTTTAGCTGAGATTGCTGTCAAAGCAGTTCTTGCTGTTGCTGATTTGGAGAGAAGGGATGTTAACTTAGATCTGATAAAAGTAGAGGGCAAGGTCGGGGGAAACTTGGAGGACACTGAGCTTATATATGGAATACTAGTTGACAAAGACATGAGTCATCCACAGATGCCGAAGCAAATTGAAGATGCTCACATTGCCATTTTGACTTGCCCGTTTGAGCCACCGAAGCCCAAGACTAAGCATAAGGTGGACATTGACACAGTGGAGAAGTTTGAGACATTGCGCAAGCAAGAGCAGCAATATTTCGATGAGATGGTTCAGAAGTGCAAG GATGTTGGTGCTACATTGGTTATTTGCCAATGGGGATTCGATGATGAGGCAAACCATCTATTGATGCACAGGAATTTGCCTGCTGTCAGATGGGTCGGGGGTGTTGAATTAGAACTCATCGCAATAGCCACAG GCGGCAGAATTGTTCCAAGATTCCAGGAATTGACCCCAGAGAAGTTAGGGAAG GCTGGTATGGTGCGTGAAAAATCATTTGGCACAACAAAAGAACGAATGCTGTATATTGAGCACTGCGCTAACTCAAAAGCTGTCACTATTTTCATCCGTGGAG GTAACAAAATGATGATAGAAGAAACTAAGCGTAGTATCCACGATGCTTTGTGTGTGGCGAGGAATCTCATCCGCAATAAGTCAATTGTATATGGAGGTGGTGCAGCTGAAATCGCATGCTCACTTGCGGTTGATGCAGCTGCAGATAAATACCCTGGCGTCGAGCAG TATGCAATAAGGGCATTTGCAGAAGCTTTGGACTCCGTCCCTATGGCTCTTGCAGAGAACAGTGGGCTACAGCCAATTGAAACACTCTCTGCGGTTAAATCTCAGCAACTTAAG GAGAATATTCCTTTCTATGGAATAGATTGCAATGACGTGGGAACAAACGATATGAGGGAGCAAAACGTGTTTGAAACATTGATCGGGAAGCAGCAGCAGATCTTGCTTGCAACTCAAGTCGTTAAGATGATTCTAAAGATCGACGATGTCATCTCTAATTCTGAATACTGA
- the LOC106367346 gene encoding ALBINO3-like protein 1, chloroplastic isoform X3, with amino-acid sequence MATSISLKPTNLLLSSFSTGKVLHLRRSRFSHRPSPSSSCRRTLVAQFGFSPGPVSLDLIKEHVESLLYTIADAAVSSSETFDSFSGTTTTTTTNQNSDWFTGIANYMETILKVLKDGLSTVNVPYSYGFAIILLTVLVKAATFPLTKKQVESTMAMKSLQPQIKAIQERYAGDQEKIQLETARLYKLAGINPFAGCLPTLATIPVWIGLYRALSNVADEGLLTEGFFWIPSLAGPTTVAARQSGSGISWLFPFIEGHPPLGWSDTLAYLVLPLLLIFSQYLSIQIMQSSQPQSDDPAMKSSQAVTKFLPLMIGYFALSVPSGLSLYWLTNNILSTAQQVWLQKYGGAKNPMEKLTNLVTKEDKTQKVDKSISQPLVQKSVSELKIPRDKGSEKVTSEGPKPGERLLKEQEAKRRREKEEERQKAEAALSNQNTDSAEEHEGKSDTGAEETGDGSAAVNGKPSIQKDETTNGKLGVGHDAEKQHSHET; translated from the exons ATGGCCACTTCGATATCACTGAAGCCGACGAACCTTCTCCTCTCGTCTTTCTCAACCGGCAAAGTCCTCCATCTCCGCCGCTCCCGTTTCAGCCACAGACCGTCGCCGTCTTCGTCTTGTCGTCGGACTCTGGTGGCTCAATTCGGGTTCAGTCCAGGCCCCGTTTCTCTCGATTTGATCAAAGAACATGTCGAGAGTCTACTCTACACGATCGCTGATGCAGCCGTCTCGTCCTCCGAGACTTTTGATTCTTTTTCCGGCACTACCACTACCACCACCACAAACCAGAACAGTGATTGGTTCACTGGTATCGCCAATTACATGGAAACTATCCTCAAG GTTTTGAAAGATGGGTTATCAACTGTAAACGTTCCTTATTCTTATGGTTTCGCTATCATTCTACTCACCGTGCTTGTTAAGGCTGCTACCTTCCCGTTGACCAAGAAGCAG GTAGAATCTACTATGGCTATGAAATCTTTGCAGCCTCAGATTAAGGCAATCCAGGAACGGTATGCTGGTGATCAG GAGAAAATTCAACTTGAAACTGCCAGATTGTATAAACTTGCTGGAATCAATCCTTTTGCAG gcTGTCTCCCCACACTAGCTACCATACCAGTCTGGATTGGCCTATATAGAGCCCTTTCAAATGTTGCGGATGAG GGGCTCTTGACGGAAGGCTTTTTCTGGATTCCTTCTCTTGCCGGTCCAACAACTGTTGCCGCAAGACAGAGTGGCAGTGGAATATCATGGCTCTTCCCGTTCATT GAGGGACACCCACCACTCGGATGGTCAGACACATTAGCATATCTTGTCTTACCTCTATTACTCATCTTCTCTCAGTATCTCTCCATTCAGATTATGCAATCCTCTCAGCCGCAG AGTGATGATCCAGCCATGAAGAGCTCACAAGCAGTGACGAAGTTTCTCCCGCTGATGATTGGCTATTTTGCACTATCAGTTCCTTCTGGTCTAAGTCTTTACTG GTTGACCAACAACATTTTGAGCACAGCACAGCAAGTATGGCTTCAAAAATATGGTGGTGCCAAAAATCCGATGGAGAAGCTCACTAATTTGGTAACCAAGGAAGACAAAACTCAAAAAGTTGACAAGTCTATCTCACAACCTCTAGTTCAGAAGTCTGTCTCAGAGCTGAAAATACCAAGAGACAAGGGTAGTGAAAAAGTGACCTCAGAAGGGCCCAAACCTGGTGAAAG GCTGCTCAAAGAGCAAGAAGCAAAGAGACGTCgagagaaagaagaggagaGGCAGAAAGCTGAAGCAGCTCTGTCAAATCAAAATACAGACAGCGCAGAGGAACATGAGGGAAAATCTGACACAGGCGCGGAAGAAACAGGTGATGGCTCTGCCGCTGTGAATGGGAAGCCTTCCATTCAAAAGGACGAGACTACTAATGGGAAACTCGGCGTTGGCCATGATGCAGAGAAACAACATTCTCATGAAACATAG
- the LOC106367346 gene encoding ALBINO3-like protein 1, chloroplastic isoform X1 yields MATSISLKPTNLLLSSFSTGKVLHLRRSRFSHRPSPSSSCRRTLVAQFGFSPGPVSLDLIKEHVESLLYTIADAAVSSSETFDSFSGTTTTTTTNQNSDWFTGIANYMETILKVLKDGLSTVNVPYSYGFAIILLTVLVKAATFPLTKKQVESTMAMKSLQPQIKAIQERYAGDQEKIQLETARLYKLAGINPFAGCLPTLATIPVWIGLYRALSNVADEGLLTEGFFWIPSLAGPTTVAARQSGSGISWLFPFIEGHPPLGWSDTLAYLVLPLLLIFSQYLSIQIMQSSQPQSDDPAMKSSQAVTKFLPLMIGYFALSVPSGLSLYWLTNNILSTAQQVWLQKYGGAKNPMEKLTNLVTKEDKTQKVDKSISQPLVQKSVSELKIPRDKGSEKVTSEGPKPGERFRLLKEQEAKRRREKEEERQKAEAALSNQNTDSAEEHEGKSDTGAEETGDGSAAVNGKPSIQKDETTNGKLGVGHDAEKQHSHET; encoded by the exons ATGGCCACTTCGATATCACTGAAGCCGACGAACCTTCTCCTCTCGTCTTTCTCAACCGGCAAAGTCCTCCATCTCCGCCGCTCCCGTTTCAGCCACAGACCGTCGCCGTCTTCGTCTTGTCGTCGGACTCTGGTGGCTCAATTCGGGTTCAGTCCAGGCCCCGTTTCTCTCGATTTGATCAAAGAACATGTCGAGAGTCTACTCTACACGATCGCTGATGCAGCCGTCTCGTCCTCCGAGACTTTTGATTCTTTTTCCGGCACTACCACTACCACCACCACAAACCAGAACAGTGATTGGTTCACTGGTATCGCCAATTACATGGAAACTATCCTCAAG GTTTTGAAAGATGGGTTATCAACTGTAAACGTTCCTTATTCTTATGGTTTCGCTATCATTCTACTCACCGTGCTTGTTAAGGCTGCTACCTTCCCGTTGACCAAGAAGCAG GTAGAATCTACTATGGCTATGAAATCTTTGCAGCCTCAGATTAAGGCAATCCAGGAACGGTATGCTGGTGATCAG GAGAAAATTCAACTTGAAACTGCCAGATTGTATAAACTTGCTGGAATCAATCCTTTTGCAG gcTGTCTCCCCACACTAGCTACCATACCAGTCTGGATTGGCCTATATAGAGCCCTTTCAAATGTTGCGGATGAG GGGCTCTTGACGGAAGGCTTTTTCTGGATTCCTTCTCTTGCCGGTCCAACAACTGTTGCCGCAAGACAGAGTGGCAGTGGAATATCATGGCTCTTCCCGTTCATT GAGGGACACCCACCACTCGGATGGTCAGACACATTAGCATATCTTGTCTTACCTCTATTACTCATCTTCTCTCAGTATCTCTCCATTCAGATTATGCAATCCTCTCAGCCGCAG AGTGATGATCCAGCCATGAAGAGCTCACAAGCAGTGACGAAGTTTCTCCCGCTGATGATTGGCTATTTTGCACTATCAGTTCCTTCTGGTCTAAGTCTTTACTG GTTGACCAACAACATTTTGAGCACAGCACAGCAAGTATGGCTTCAAAAATATGGTGGTGCCAAAAATCCGATGGAGAAGCTCACTAATTTGGTAACCAAGGAAGACAAAACTCAAAAAGTTGACAAGTCTATCTCACAACCTCTAGTTCAGAAGTCTGTCTCAGAGCTGAAAATACCAAGAGACAAGGGTAGTGAAAAAGTGACCTCAGAAGGGCCCAAACCTGGTGAAAG GTTTAGGCTGCTCAAAGAGCAAGAAGCAAAGAGACGTCgagagaaagaagaggagaGGCAGAAAGCTGAAGCAGCTCTGTCAAATCAAAATACAGACAGCGCAGAGGAACATGAGGGAAAATCTGACACAGGCGCGGAAGAAACAGGTGATGGCTCTGCCGCTGTGAATGGGAAGCCTTCCATTCAAAAGGACGAGACTACTAATGGGAAACTCGGCGTTGGCCATGATGCAGAGAAACAACATTCTCATGAAACATAG